From Xiphophorus couchianus chromosome 4, X_couchianus-1.0, whole genome shotgun sequence, a single genomic window includes:
- the LOC114143722 gene encoding small EDRK-rich factor 2-like isoform X2: MTRGNQRELARQKAAKKQTEQSKGKRNEDGLSAAARKQRDAEIMQQKQKKANETGKAGTKSK; this comes from the exons ATGACCA GAGGCAACCAGCGCGAGCTTGCACGCCAGAAGGCTGCCAAGAAGCAGACCGAGCAGAGCAAAGGCAAGCGGAACGAGGACGGGCTTTCCGCCGCCGCCAGGAAACAACG GGATGCAGAAATCATgcaacagaagcagaaaaaagcaaACGAAACGGGGAAAGCAGGCACGAAGTCCAAGTGA
- the LOC114143722 gene encoding small EDRK-rich factor 2-like isoform X1 translates to MTKKGPCTLRCVADVPLLFVRPAGGNQRELARQKAAKKQTEQSKGKRNEDGLSAAARKQRDAEIMQQKQKKANETGKAGTKSK, encoded by the exons ATGACCA AAA AAGGACCGTGCACCCTGAGGTGTGTTGCTGATGTGCCGCTGCTTTTTGTCCGCCCCGCAGGAGGCAACCAGCGCGAGCTTGCACGCCAGAAGGCTGCCAAGAAGCAGACCGAGCAGAGCAAAGGCAAGCGGAACGAGGACGGGCTTTCCGCCGCCGCCAGGAAACAACG GGATGCAGAAATCATgcaacagaagcagaaaaaagcaaACGAAACGGGGAAAGCAGGCACGAAGTCCAAGTGA